Proteins encoded in a region of the Enterococcus gilvus ATCC BAA-350 genome:
- the srlA gene encoding PTS glucitol/sorbitol transporter subunit IIC: MDYITSFAEGFMSLFQTGAETFISWMTGIVPVVLMLMVAMNTLIAFLGEERVTKVAKVSSRNPVTRYLVLPFVSAFMLGNPMSFTMARFLPEFYKPSYYAANAQFCHTSNGVFPHINPGELFVWMGIAQGITQLGLNSMELAIRYMFVGLVMNFIGGWTTDFTTALVCKQQGIQLSKTADDVAVTE; encoded by the coding sequence ATGGATTATATTACAAGTTTCGCGGAAGGCTTCATGAGTCTTTTTCAAACAGGGGCCGAAACATTTATCAGTTGGATGACAGGGATCGTTCCTGTTGTGTTGATGCTGATGGTCGCAATGAACACCTTGATCGCCTTTCTAGGAGAAGAGCGGGTCACGAAAGTCGCAAAAGTCTCCTCAAGAAACCCAGTAACTCGTTATCTCGTACTGCCATTTGTTTCAGCCTTTATGTTAGGGAATCCGATGTCCTTTACAATGGCGCGCTTTTTGCCAGAATTCTATAAGCCAAGCTATTACGCAGCGAATGCACAATTTTGTCATACTAGTAACGGTGTTTTTCCTCATATCAACCCAGGAGAGCTGTTCGTTTGGATGGGGATCGCACAAGGGATCACACAATTAGGCCTTAATTCGATGGAACTAGCGATTCGCTATATGTTCGTTGGGCTGGTCATGAACTTTATCGGCGGATGGACGACTGACTTTACGACTGCACTAGTTTGTAAACAGCAAGGCATTCAATTAAGTAAAACAGCCGATGACGTCGCAGTTACAGAATAG
- a CDS encoding BglG family transcription antiterminator, giving the protein MALINRWYQLLQQFMTHDRLSLNELQKITDTSPQTTKKAIQLLNDQMEHIAMIEEIDHIYSLKIMDSKQFSEIMNGSLKQQTDFNSSTKRIAVLIDCFMQQEGYVVIDDLSEMLGVSRSTVNKDLRNLKAILLNYQISLIGTPNKGLRISGAEAQLRLLYLQHAYDYLEQPALSDELLQRIDEIALDKKLDFRTLGLLQKTIVLTIQRIKKGHPLIQAVPYYVNYFSEDDLLDELFVSLATDYSLTISQFDFDFLCFPLNIFNNNLVSESKADNPEVKVLFQYMMNQINAAVIIHLDQEQLFNNIRAHFMFLINRLIFQIETYDIFREEFKQKHAFSHELAELGISALTTFLQKPTQQSELSYLAIYFELALKSDAQPKMKEIAVVCNTGKGTALMIKRQLETVLGPNIRIAHYSEEEYETKDLDRYFAVFTTIPLKHTKATTAVIKLTDLFNENWLLSEWKRIVASKAAAFEHIQFSFEDLDSRKSYEENLVDLLEKLVANGQIEDAFKDYILTKAQEESAVIDNGIAFPHGINRQSEEILVTIGSYPAGKSVEEIELVFLVAIPENLTLAMEDELLSFYDTIFVISSNEELREQVKGITSKEEYRQLLVNG; this is encoded by the coding sequence ATGGCATTGATCAATCGCTGGTATCAATTATTGCAGCAGTTTATGACTCATGATCGTTTGAGTTTGAATGAATTGCAAAAAATAACGGATACGAGCCCGCAAACCACCAAAAAGGCTATTCAATTGTTGAATGATCAGATGGAACATATTGCCATGATCGAAGAAATCGACCATATTTATTCATTGAAAATCATGGATTCTAAACAGTTCTCAGAAATCATGAATGGCAGTTTAAAACAACAAACGGATTTTAATTCGAGTACGAAGCGTATCGCGGTATTGATTGATTGCTTTATGCAGCAGGAAGGCTATGTGGTCATTGATGATTTGTCAGAAATGCTGGGTGTCAGTCGATCAACGGTCAATAAGGATCTGCGGAATTTGAAAGCCATTCTTTTAAATTATCAAATTTCTTTAATTGGTACACCTAACAAAGGATTGCGGATATCTGGTGCAGAAGCACAGTTGCGTTTACTCTATTTGCAGCATGCCTATGATTATTTGGAGCAGCCGGCGTTAAGTGACGAGCTGTTGCAGCGTATCGATGAAATCGCGTTAGATAAGAAGCTGGATTTTCGGACGTTGGGTCTGCTGCAAAAAACGATCGTTCTGACGATTCAGCGGATCAAAAAGGGGCATCCGTTGATTCAGGCAGTTCCGTATTACGTCAATTATTTTTCGGAAGATGATTTGCTGGATGAATTGTTTGTCAGTTTGGCGACCGATTACAGTCTGACGATCAGTCAATTTGATTTTGACTTTCTCTGTTTCCCGTTGAATATTTTCAATAATAATCTGGTGTCCGAAAGCAAGGCAGACAATCCAGAAGTCAAGGTCTTGTTTCAATACATGATGAACCAAATCAATGCGGCAGTCATTATTCATTTGGATCAAGAGCAATTATTCAACAACATCCGTGCCCATTTTATGTTTTTGATCAACCGTCTTATTTTTCAAATCGAGACCTATGATATTTTTCGGGAAGAATTCAAGCAGAAGCACGCCTTTTCACATGAGCTGGCGGAATTAGGGATTTCGGCATTGACGACGTTTTTGCAAAAGCCAACGCAACAGTCGGAGCTTTCCTACTTGGCGATCTATTTTGAATTGGCGTTAAAATCAGACGCGCAACCGAAAATGAAGGAAATCGCCGTTGTCTGCAATACCGGGAAGGGAACAGCGTTGATGATCAAGCGACAGTTAGAAACTGTTTTAGGGCCCAACATCCGAATCGCCCATTATTCCGAAGAAGAATATGAGACAAAGGATTTGGATCGTTATTTCGCTGTATTTACGACGATTCCCTTGAAGCACACGAAAGCAACGACAGCGGTGATCAAGCTGACAGATTTATTCAATGAAAACTGGCTTTTGAGTGAATGGAAACGGATCGTTGCCTCAAAGGCCGCCGCGTTTGAACACATCCAGTTTTCATTTGAAGACTTAGACAGCAGAAAATCGTATGAAGAGAACCTCGTTGATTTGTTAGAAAAGCTCGTTGCCAACGGACAGATCGAGGATGCTTTCAAGGACTACATTTTGACAAAGGCGCAGGAAGAATCGGCGGTGATCGATAACGGCATTGCCTTTCCCCATGGGATCAATCGTCAAAGCGAGGAAATTCTAGTGACGATCGGCAGCTATCCGGCAGGAAAATCCGTTGAAGAGATCGAGCTTGTTTTTCTAGTCGCAATTCCAGAGAATCTGACGTTGGCAATGGAAGATGAACTGTTAAGCTTTTACGATACGATTTTTGTGATTTCTTCTAATGAAGAATTGCGGGAGCAGGTCAAAGGAATCACCAGCAAAGAGGAATACCGCCAATTATTGGTAAATGGATAG
- a CDS encoding PTS glucitol/sorbitol transporter subunit IIA, producing MIFETQVTNIGPEAEMFQQEKMLIFFGDDAPETLADYCYNIQLTPSTDEITAGMTFSFDDQPYKITAVGDVVKKNLDDLGHITLRFDGSQTAELPGTLYVEEKEMPTITVGTKIAIH from the coding sequence ATGATTTTTGAGACGCAAGTGACGAACATTGGACCAGAAGCTGAGATGTTCCAGCAAGAGAAAATGCTGATCTTTTTCGGAGACGACGCCCCGGAGACGTTAGCAGATTATTGTTACAACATCCAATTGACGCCCTCCACGGATGAAATCACAGCAGGAATGACCTTCTCCTTCGATGATCAGCCTTACAAAATCACAGCAGTCGGAGACGTCGTTAAGAAGAACCTCGATGATTTAGGCCACATAACCTTACGCTTTGACGGCTCCCAAACCGCAGAGCTGCCAGGAACACTATATGTAGAAGAAAAAGAAATGCCCACAATCACCGTCGGGACAAAGATTGCGATTCATTAA
- a CDS encoding s-methyl-5-thioribose-1-phosphate isomerase, which translates to MERQDYTMPTLLQYEHVAWYEDGKVRILDRRIYPTRLEYVECETHQAVAQAITDMVTQSAGPYTAAGMGMALAAEESKGLGHKEQLAYLKKAASTIANARPTTANRMTLITEKCVAVAEKALENKEDPTEAIKQNTIDSLNRRYYTMAQVAKYLIEKIPDNGTVLTQCFGETIIGMLLREAIEQKKTLRFFCAETRPYLQGARLTASCCEEMGFDTTVVSDNMIAYLMTHEKIDLFTSAADTIAQDGYIANKVGTYQIALLAQHFGVPYFVTGIPDTDKASHESIKIEMRDPAQVMELNGIKHTLEGVKAIYPSFDITPPELIGAVVTDRGIFSPYDLKRYIKEQPENNFY; encoded by the coding sequence TTGGAAAGACAAGATTATACAATGCCAACGCTTTTGCAATATGAACACGTTGCCTGGTACGAAGACGGAAAGGTTCGAATTTTAGACCGTCGTATCTACCCAACTCGGCTAGAGTATGTCGAGTGCGAGACGCATCAAGCGGTGGCGCAAGCTATCACGGATATGGTGACACAGAGTGCGGGTCCCTACACTGCGGCAGGCATGGGGATGGCCCTTGCAGCAGAAGAGAGCAAGGGATTAGGACATAAAGAACAGCTCGCGTATTTAAAAAAAGCCGCATCGACCATTGCGAATGCCCGTCCGACAACGGCGAACCGGATGACATTGATCACAGAAAAATGCGTCGCTGTGGCAGAAAAAGCACTGGAAAACAAGGAAGATCCGACAGAAGCAATCAAACAGAACACGATCGATTCCTTAAATCGCCGCTATTACACGATGGCTCAAGTAGCCAAATACTTGATTGAAAAAATCCCTGATAATGGGACGGTACTGACGCAATGCTTTGGTGAAACCATTATCGGAATGCTGCTGCGTGAAGCGATCGAACAGAAAAAAACGCTGCGGTTCTTTTGTGCAGAGACCCGTCCGTACCTTCAAGGGGCTCGGCTGACAGCTAGCTGTTGTGAGGAAATGGGATTCGATACCACCGTTGTCTCTGACAATATGATCGCGTACCTGATGACACACGAGAAGATCGACCTCTTTACCTCGGCGGCGGATACGATTGCTCAAGACGGCTACATCGCGAATAAAGTCGGGACGTATCAAATCGCACTCTTGGCTCAGCATTTTGGTGTTCCGTATTTTGTTACCGGCATCCCTGATACAGACAAAGCAAGTCATGAAAGTATCAAGATCGAGATGCGTGATCCGGCGCAGGTCATGGAACTGAACGGCATCAAACATACATTAGAAGGTGTCAAAGCAATCTATCCTTCTTTTGATATCACGCCGCCAGAACTGATCGGCGCTGTCGTGACGGATCGTGGGATCTTTTCGCCCTACGATCTGAAACGGTACATCAAGGAACAGCCTGAAAATAATTTTTATTGA
- a CDS encoding L-ribulose-5-phosphate 4-epimerase, producing the protein MLEQLKEEVFQANLALPKHGLIKYTWGNVSAYDPETKYFVIKPSGVSYEGMKASDMVVVDLDNNVIEGELNPSSDTPTHAVLYKEFPEIGGIVHTHSTWAAAWAQSGLDVPAMGTTHADTFYGSVPCARFLSQYEIDEGYEHETGCVIIETFKQREIKPLEVPGVLLHGHGPFTWGKDAYSAVMNAVVLEEVCKMNLLTRQLNSFAEELPQRVLDKHYLRKHGANAYYGQK; encoded by the coding sequence ATGTTAGAACAATTAAAAGAAGAAGTGTTTCAAGCCAATCTAGCTTTACCGAAGCATGGCTTAATTAAATATACTTGGGGCAATGTCAGCGCTTATGATCCCGAGACAAAGTATTTTGTGATCAAACCTAGCGGAGTCAGTTATGAAGGAATGAAGGCTTCAGATATGGTCGTGGTCGATCTTGATAATAATGTGATCGAAGGAGAATTGAATCCCTCTTCTGACACGCCGACTCACGCAGTTTTATATAAAGAGTTCCCAGAAATTGGAGGGATCGTACACACGCACTCGACTTGGGCGGCGGCTTGGGCGCAATCTGGTCTGGATGTACCCGCAATGGGAACGACCCATGCGGATACCTTTTATGGCTCTGTCCCCTGCGCGCGGTTTTTAAGTCAATATGAAATCGATGAAGGCTATGAGCATGAAACGGGCTGTGTCATTATCGAGACCTTCAAACAGCGTGAGATCAAGCCGCTAGAAGTTCCAGGAGTCTTGCTTCACGGGCATGGGCCATTTACTTGGGGCAAGGACGCCTATAGTGCCGTGATGAACGCGGTGGTATTGGAAGAAGTCTGCAAAATGAACCTGTTGACGCGTCAATTAAATTCGTTTGCGGAGGAACTGCCGCAACGTGTATTAGACAAACATTATTTGCGTAAGCATGGTGCGAATGCGTATTATGGGCAAAAATAA
- the rhaD gene encoding rhamnulose-1-phosphate aldolase, whose translation MKLHEISQAPFIREMCEATSQLWVYGWAERNGGNISYRLPQEEVRYYLNTDQIKKTVALDFTVKSLAGELFLVSGSGKYFKNIYKNPADSLAIIRINAKGDKYELLWGLEGGDLPTSELASHLQCHAVRLAQDPAHRVILHTHATAISAMTFIHDLDELKFTKTLWQMITECLVVFPDGVSVVPWMVAGTRQLGTASAEKMQHARIVVWPHHGIMGAGQTMDDAFGLVETAEKAAKIYLEISSTRQEIKQRISDQQLLDLAKKFHVKPKAGVLLEEGEQND comes from the coding sequence ATGAAACTTCATGAGATCAGCCAAGCGCCCTTTATCCGCGAAATGTGCGAAGCCACTAGCCAGTTATGGGTTTACGGATGGGCAGAGCGGAACGGCGGGAATATCAGCTACCGATTGCCACAGGAGGAAGTTCGCTATTATCTCAATACTGACCAAATTAAAAAAACAGTAGCGTTAGATTTTACTGTCAAAAGTTTGGCCGGAGAGTTGTTTCTCGTTTCAGGATCAGGCAAGTATTTTAAAAATATCTATAAGAATCCTGCCGATAGTTTAGCGATCATTCGCATAAATGCGAAAGGGGATAAGTATGAGCTGCTGTGGGGATTGGAGGGTGGTGATTTGCCAACAAGTGAATTGGCATCGCATCTCCAATGCCACGCCGTTCGCCTCGCGCAAGATCCTGCGCATCGGGTGATCTTGCATACCCATGCCACAGCGATATCGGCGATGACCTTCATTCATGATTTGGATGAACTGAAATTTACGAAAACGTTATGGCAGATGATCACCGAATGTTTAGTCGTCTTTCCAGATGGTGTCTCCGTGGTACCATGGATGGTGGCGGGAACCCGCCAATTAGGCACCGCTTCAGCAGAAAAAATGCAGCACGCTAGAATCGTCGTTTGGCCGCATCATGGGATCATGGGTGCAGGACAAACGATGGACGATGCGTTTGGCTTGGTCGAAACGGCAGAAAAGGCCGCAAAGATCTATTTAGAAATCTCCTCGACCAGACAAGAAATCAAACAACGTATCTCAGACCAACAGCTTTTAGACTTGGCTAAAAAGTTTCACGTGAAACCGAAAGCAGGGGTATTGTTGGAAGAAGGCGAACAAAATGACTAA
- a CDS encoding L-fuculose-phosphate aldolase — MKHQKEREQIVDYGKKLITEKLTTGTGGNISIYLPEEEALLISPSGIPYFDTKPEDIVLMDLQGNILEGTRKPSSEYELHSIFYSNRPEVRSVVHTHSEYATTFACLQQEIEPLHYIIGSVGEKVRCCDYKTFGTRELAEEAFNFIHKDNGILLGNHGVLTIGPDLSSAFGVAKDIEFLAKLDYRARCIGTPKLLNQEQMKEVLEKFETYGQQ, encoded by the coding sequence ATGAAACATCAAAAAGAACGTGAACAGATCGTCGATTACGGTAAAAAACTCATTACAGAAAAGTTAACAACGGGAACGGGGGGCAACATTAGTATCTACTTGCCTGAAGAAGAAGCCCTGTTGATCAGTCCAAGCGGCATTCCTTATTTTGATACAAAGCCTGAAGATATCGTATTGATGGATCTTCAGGGCAACATACTGGAAGGCACACGCAAACCCTCCAGCGAATATGAACTGCACAGTATCTTTTATAGCAATCGCCCGGAGGTTCGATCCGTTGTGCATACACATTCGGAATATGCAACGACCTTTGCCTGCCTCCAGCAAGAGATTGAACCGCTGCACTATATTATCGGTTCTGTTGGGGAAAAAGTTCGCTGTTGCGACTACAAAACTTTTGGCACGCGTGAGCTGGCTGAAGAAGCCTTCAATTTTATCCACAAGGACAACGGCATCTTATTAGGAAATCATGGGGTGTTGACGATCGGTCCAGATCTTTCCAGTGCCTTTGGTGTCGCCAAGGACATAGAGTTTTTGGCAAAACTGGACTATCGTGCCCGCTGTATCGGCACGCCAAAACTGTTGAATCAAGAGCAAATGAAGGAAGTCTTGGAGAAATTCGAGACATACGGGCAACAATAA
- a CDS encoding NAD(P)-dependent oxidoreductase: MTNIVVIGDPFVSADSLAEAAKGLSLPQPITIQTFEWQAGKSRSAFREVIKQLEQEGPNGFEWSPEVLAAVSEADCLLVHLAPVSQKLLAHTTKLTMIGTCRGGLEHIDLEAVKEVEGLSVINVIRNAEPVADFTIGLMYATVRNIAASAIQVKKGEWPQNFSNDAYKTSFSNLKVGLVGLGHIGKIVAKRLVALGMDVSVYDALLDQAALDKEGFCIKWKPLEEIFSESDVVSLHLRVVPETQNLIDQSLLKLMKPSAYLINTARPDIINRSDLIACLATKQIAGAGLDVLWEEPAAADDPLLRLDNVLVTSHIAGDTIDAIERSPQLLQTEINRVLKKRE; this comes from the coding sequence ATGACTAATATCGTTGTGATCGGAGACCCTTTTGTCTCCGCAGATTCATTAGCCGAAGCAGCGAAAGGCTTGTCGCTTCCCCAACCCATAACTATCCAGACGTTTGAGTGGCAGGCAGGAAAATCTCGTTCCGCATTTCGCGAGGTGATCAAACAGTTGGAACAGGAAGGGCCGAATGGTTTTGAATGGTCTCCAGAGGTACTGGCAGCGGTATCGGAGGCAGACTGCTTGTTGGTACATTTGGCACCTGTTTCACAGAAATTACTGGCCCATACGACAAAGTTAACGATGATCGGCACGTGTCGGGGCGGATTGGAGCACATTGATTTAGAGGCCGTAAAGGAAGTAGAGGGACTTTCAGTAATCAATGTGATCCGTAATGCCGAGCCTGTGGCTGATTTCACGATTGGCTTGATGTACGCAACGGTAAGAAACATTGCTGCTTCTGCGATTCAGGTTAAGAAGGGCGAATGGCCGCAAAATTTTTCCAACGATGCGTATAAAACCTCTTTTTCGAATTTAAAAGTCGGATTGGTCGGCTTAGGGCATATCGGGAAAATCGTTGCGAAGCGTTTAGTTGCTTTAGGGATGGATGTCAGTGTTTATGATGCACTGCTGGATCAAGCTGCATTGGACAAGGAAGGCTTTTGTATCAAATGGAAGCCTTTAGAGGAAATATTCAGTGAATCAGATGTGGTATCGCTGCATTTGAGGGTCGTACCAGAAACGCAGAATTTAATTGATCAATCGTTGCTAAAACTGATGAAACCAAGTGCCTATCTGATCAATACGGCTCGACCAGATATTATCAATCGATCGGACTTGATCGCGTGTTTGGCAACGAAACAAATTGCTGGGGCAGGTCTTGATGTTTTATGGGAAGAGCCGGCGGCAGCGGATGATCCGCTGCTGAGATTAGACAATGTCCTCGTCACCTCCCACATTGCAGGGGATACGATCGACGCCATCGAACGGTCGCCGCAGCTATTACAAACAGAAATCAATCGTGTATTGAAAAAGCGTGAGTAG
- a CDS encoding SDR family oxidoreductase, whose protein sequence is MSDWLDVAGKKVIVTGGSSGIGASIIDELLGQGVVVANFDLQPGKVAHENLHYFQTDISDRKQVEENVAKVEEALGQIDGLVNNAGINVPRLLVDEEDPHGPFELSDAVFDKMLVINQKGLFLMTQAVARTMVKNQAGVIINMSSECGLEGSEGQSPYAATKAAVNSFTRSWSKELGKQGIRVVGIAPGIMEETGLRTEAYETALAYTRGITVEDLRKNYDKTTTIPLGRSGKLSEVADLVCYYLSDRSSYITGVTTNVAGGKTRG, encoded by the coding sequence ATGTCAGATTGGTTAGACGTTGCAGGAAAAAAAGTGATCGTTACAGGCGGTTCTTCAGGAATTGGTGCCAGTATTATTGATGAATTGCTGGGTCAGGGGGTCGTTGTTGCGAATTTTGATCTTCAGCCTGGGAAAGTCGCGCATGAGAATCTTCATTACTTCCAGACAGATATTTCAGATCGAAAACAAGTAGAAGAAAATGTCGCGAAAGTCGAGGAGGCGCTCGGTCAAATTGATGGATTGGTGAACAACGCCGGAATCAATGTTCCTCGCTTGTTAGTGGATGAGGAAGATCCTCATGGCCCGTTTGAGCTGTCAGATGCCGTGTTTGACAAAATGTTGGTGATCAACCAAAAAGGGTTGTTTCTAATGACACAAGCAGTCGCACGAACAATGGTGAAAAATCAAGCAGGGGTGATCATCAACATGTCCTCAGAATGCGGTCTTGAAGGGTCAGAAGGACAAAGCCCCTACGCAGCTACGAAGGCCGCGGTAAACAGCTTCACACGTTCGTGGTCAAAAGAGCTAGGCAAACAGGGTATCAGAGTAGTAGGGATCGCCCCTGGAATCATGGAAGAAACAGGGTTAAGAACAGAAGCCTATGAAACGGCGTTGGCCTACACGCGTGGAATCACGGTGGAGGATCTTCGTAAAAATTACGACAAAACAACGACGATCCCCTTGGGAAGAAGTGGAAAGCTCAGTGAAGTCGCGGATCTAGTATGCTATTATTTATCTGACCGGTCTAGCTATATTACAGGTGTTACAACCAATGTTGCCGGAGGGAAAACACGAGGATAA
- the mtnK gene encoding S-methyl-5-thioribose kinase, protein MKHTPKKSEDYQQHFLMDPHMVKRYVVEKIGAFPSDAPLTVTEIGDGNINYVFRVVNEATQESLIIKQADRVLRSSGRPLDIDRNRIEAEILKLQNTLAPQFVPDVYSYDPKMHALAMEDVSDYQNMRYELIEKKTFPNFSEEIADYLSRTLLLTSDLVMDRRLKKQQVKEFINPEMCDISEDLVFTEPYDDYKQRNILTEGNEEFVADTLYMNEPLQVEVAMLRDNFMNHAQSLLHGDLHTGSIFINQKGLKVIDPEFAFYGPAGYDIGNVLAHLYFPMVKNLFDPTVDQAFHQWSKQTISDVYDKVKLKLSALYDEAVTFSLYKNQVFKDTMIQEIVTDAVGYAGTEIIRRVVGDSKVKELAMIAPEKKIEAERVLIKLGIQLIINRQQVTNGSQLVAGIDEGTLR, encoded by the coding sequence ATGAAACATACACCCAAAAAATCGGAGGATTATCAGCAGCATTTTCTAATGGACCCGCACATGGTCAAGCGCTATGTGGTTGAAAAAATTGGTGCGTTTCCGTCTGATGCGCCGTTAACAGTGACGGAGATCGGGGATGGCAACATCAATTATGTTTTTCGTGTGGTGAACGAGGCGACACAGGAAAGCCTGATCATCAAACAGGCGGATCGTGTGCTGCGTTCTTCGGGCCGTCCACTAGACATTGATCGAAATCGGATCGAAGCGGAGATTCTTAAGCTGCAAAACACATTGGCGCCGCAGTTCGTGCCAGACGTGTATTCTTACGATCCCAAGATGCACGCCTTGGCTATGGAGGATGTCTCGGATTATCAGAATATGCGTTATGAATTGATCGAAAAGAAGACCTTTCCTAATTTTAGTGAAGAGATCGCAGATTATTTGTCGCGGACGTTGCTGCTGACAAGTGATCTTGTGATGGACCGTAGGCTGAAAAAGCAGCAGGTCAAGGAATTCATCAATCCAGAAATGTGCGATATCAGTGAAGACCTAGTATTTACTGAACCCTATGATGACTACAAGCAGCGAAATATTTTGACTGAAGGCAATGAAGAATTTGTGGCAGATACTCTTTATATGAATGAACCGCTGCAGGTCGAAGTCGCAATGCTGCGGGACAATTTCATGAATCATGCACAATCATTGCTGCATGGGGACCTTCATACGGGCTCAATTTTTATTAATCAAAAAGGATTGAAGGTCATTGATCCGGAGTTTGCTTTTTATGGGCCAGCGGGCTATGATATCGGCAATGTTCTAGCCCATCTGTATTTTCCGATGGTCAAAAATCTATTTGATCCGACAGTGGATCAAGCTTTCCATCAATGGAGCAAGCAGACGATCAGCGATGTCTACGATAAGGTAAAACTGAAGCTGTCCGCTCTTTACGACGAAGCTGTAACCTTTTCGTTGTACAAAAATCAGGTGTTCAAAGACACAATGATCCAGGAGATAGTGACGGATGCTGTGGGTTATGCTGGAACAGAGATCATCCGCAGAGTTGTCGGAGATTCAAAGGTAAAAGAACTCGCTATGATTGCGCCAGAGAAAAAAATCGAAGCGGAACGGGTATTGATCAAGCTGGGCATCCAGCTCATCATCAATCGGCAGCAGGTTACTAATGGAAGTCAGCTAGTAGCAGGTATCGACGAAGGAACCCTCCGCTAA
- the srlE gene encoding PTS glucitol/sorbitol transporter subunit IIB, whose product MAYNSIKIVKGSGGYGGPLVITPTEEKHKFVYVTGGGDKPSIVNKIEELTGMESVNGFKTSIPDNEIALAIIDCGGTLRCGIYPKKNIPTVNIVPTGKSGPLAQYIHEDIYVSAVGENQIMLADESEAASKPAFVTEEKPEREFKYSTDKKITEQRAEQKSFIAKIGMGAGKVVATFNQSAREGVQTMINTVIPFMAFVSLLIGIIQGSGIGTVFANLMKPLAGNVFGLIIIGFICSLPFLSPLLGPGAVISQILGTLIGVEIGKGNIPPQLALPALFAINTQNACDFIPVGLGLEEAEAETVEVGVPSVLYSRFLNGVPRVVVAWLASFGLYS is encoded by the coding sequence ATGGCTTATAATAGTATCAAAATTGTAAAAGGTTCAGGCGGCTACGGCGGGCCTTTAGTGATCACACCAACAGAAGAAAAGCATAAATTTGTTTATGTGACAGGCGGCGGGGACAAGCCGAGTATTGTTAATAAGATCGAAGAATTAACTGGGATGGAGTCGGTCAATGGCTTCAAAACATCGATCCCAGACAATGAAATCGCTTTAGCTATCATTGATTGCGGCGGCACCTTACGCTGCGGGATCTATCCTAAAAAGAATATCCCCACAGTAAACATTGTACCTACTGGAAAAAGCGGCCCATTGGCGCAGTACATCCATGAAGATATTTATGTTTCGGCTGTCGGTGAAAACCAAATCATGTTAGCCGATGAATCGGAAGCGGCGAGCAAGCCCGCATTCGTTACGGAAGAAAAGCCTGAGCGTGAATTCAAATATTCAACAGATAAAAAGATTACAGAACAACGGGCGGAACAAAAAAGCTTTATCGCGAAAATCGGGATGGGTGCCGGAAAAGTCGTAGCAACCTTCAACCAATCCGCACGTGAAGGCGTGCAGACGATGATCAATACCGTGATTCCCTTCATGGCCTTCGTATCACTGCTGATCGGGATCATTCAAGGATCAGGCATCGGAACGGTGTTTGCGAACTTGATGAAACCGTTGGCGGGAAATGTTTTCGGTTTGATCATTATCGGCTTTATCTGCTCGCTGCCATTTTTATCACCATTATTAGGCCCTGGGGCAGTTATCAGCCAAATCTTGGGAACTTTGATCGGTGTTGAGATCGGTAAAGGAAATATCCCGCCGCAATTGGCACTGCCAGCGTTGTTTGCCATCAATACACAAAATGCTTGTGACTTTATTCCAGTAGGTTTAGGACTAGAAGAAGCGGAAGCAGAAACCGTTGAAGTCGGTGTACCTTCTGTTTTATATTCACGTTTCTTAAATGGTGTACCGCGGGTAGTTGTTGCATGGTTAGCAAGTTTCGGATTATACAGTTAA
- a CDS encoding transcriptional regulator GutM: MNIFVLGAIAIMAYGLQIFLGIKQIKNFNTVYIRMKRKGKVAIGRRPGKIASGTILLLGVDAEGIVQEAEMMQGISILARFKARPQFVGVDIHRLSEADFLVKENKLTRQAAANAQKIYLDVEKGDHQDKAPVSPIFNIGNQLSLMKLSIQTKFAKRSV, encoded by the coding sequence ATGAACATCTTTGTTTTAGGAGCAATTGCAATTATGGCTTACGGGCTTCAAATTTTTTTAGGAATAAAGCAGATCAAGAATTTTAATACCGTTTATATTCGAATGAAACGCAAAGGAAAAGTAGCGATCGGGCGACGCCCAGGGAAAATCGCTTCAGGAACGATCTTATTACTAGGTGTCGACGCTGAGGGGATCGTGCAAGAAGCGGAAATGATGCAGGGAATCTCGATCTTGGCACGTTTCAAAGCACGGCCGCAATTTGTAGGAGTGGATATCCATCGGCTATCTGAAGCGGATTTTTTGGTAAAGGAAAATAAGCTTACTCGCCAAGCGGCGGCGAATGCACAGAAAATTTATTTAGACGTAGAAAAAGGAGATCATCAAGACAAAGCGCCAGTATCCCCTATTTTCAATATAGGGAATCAATTGTCACTAATGAAATTGTCAATTCAAACTAAATTTGCAAAAAGGAGCGTTTAA